A genomic window from Passer domesticus isolate bPasDom1 chromosome Z, bPasDom1.hap1, whole genome shotgun sequence includes:
- the GPX8 gene encoding probable glutathione peroxidase 8 isoform X1: MEPFTTSYPLKYSVHKARIFVVFLSMVLCTTILCLLQLRFFKPKIKDFYSFEVKDSRGRIISLEKYRGKATLVVNVASYCQYTDKNYIALQELHREFGPSHFTVLAFPCNQFGESEPGSSQEIESFAKGNYGVTFPVFHKIKILGSEADPAFKFLIDSSKKEPRWNFWKYLVNPEGKVVKFWRPEEPIESIKPEFWTGSCSGLKNTEVTDTVRHSVLCRRDHQFA; encoded by the exons ATGGAGCCTTTCACAACTAGTTATCCTCTGAAATACTCAGTGCACAAAGCCAGGATCTTTGTTGTCTTCCTGTCAATGGTTTTGTGCACCACCATTCTCTGCCTGCTGCAACTCAGGTTTTTTAAACCTAAAATCAaagatttttattcttttgaagTCAAGGATTCACGAGGAAGGATTATTTCTTTGGAGAAGTACAGAGGGAAA gCAACTTTGGTTGTAAACGTGGCCAGTTACTGCCAATACACAGACAAAAATTACATCGCCCTGCAAGAGCTGCACAGAGAGTTTGGTCCCTCCCACTTCACTGTGCTGGCGTTTCCCTGCAACCAGTTCGGAGAATCAGAGCCTGGCTCAAGCCAGGAAATAGAATCTTTTGCCAAAGGAAACTATGGAGTAACATTCCCTGTTTTCCACAAAATCAAGATCCTAGGATCAGAAGCAGATCCCGCCTTTAAATTTCTAATAG ATTCTTCAAAGAAAGAGCCTCGATGGAATTTCTGGAAGTATCTTGTTAACCCTGAGGGTAAAGTCGTGAAGTTCTGGAGACCTGAAGAGCCAATAGAAAGTATCAAACCAGAG TTCTGGactggctcctgcagtggcCTCAAGAACACTGAAGTTACTGACACAGTGAGGCACTCAGTACTTTGCAGAAGGGACCATCAATTTGCATAA
- the GPX8 gene encoding probable glutathione peroxidase 8 isoform X2, with protein MEPFTTSYPLKYSVHKARIFVVFLSMVLCTTILCLLQLRFFKPKIKDFYSFEVKDSRGRIISLEKYRGKATLVVNVASYCQYTDKNYIALQELHREFGPSHFTVLAFPCNQFGESEPGSSQEIESFAKGNYGVTFPVFHKIKILGSEADPAFKFLIDSSKKEPRWNFWKYLVNPEGKVVKFWRPEEPIESIKPEVTSLIRQIIMKKREDL; from the exons ATGGAGCCTTTCACAACTAGTTATCCTCTGAAATACTCAGTGCACAAAGCCAGGATCTTTGTTGTCTTCCTGTCAATGGTTTTGTGCACCACCATTCTCTGCCTGCTGCAACTCAGGTTTTTTAAACCTAAAATCAaagatttttattcttttgaagTCAAGGATTCACGAGGAAGGATTATTTCTTTGGAGAAGTACAGAGGGAAA gCAACTTTGGTTGTAAACGTGGCCAGTTACTGCCAATACACAGACAAAAATTACATCGCCCTGCAAGAGCTGCACAGAGAGTTTGGTCCCTCCCACTTCACTGTGCTGGCGTTTCCCTGCAACCAGTTCGGAGAATCAGAGCCTGGCTCAAGCCAGGAAATAGAATCTTTTGCCAAAGGAAACTATGGAGTAACATTCCCTGTTTTCCACAAAATCAAGATCCTAGGATCAGAAGCAGATCCCGCCTTTAAATTTCTAATAG ATTCTTCAAAGAAAGAGCCTCGATGGAATTTCTGGAAGTATCTTGTTAACCCTGAGGGTAAAGTCGTGAAGTTCTGGAGACCTGAAGAGCCAATAGAAAGTATCAAACCAGAGGTAACATCATTAATCAGGCAGATTATcatgaagaaaagagaagacCTCTGA